The Pygocentrus nattereri isolate fPygNat1 chromosome 2, fPygNat1.pri, whole genome shotgun sequence genome has a window encoding:
- the lrfn4b gene encoding LOW QUALITY PROTEIN: uncharacterized protein lrfn4b (The sequence of the model RefSeq protein was modified relative to this genomic sequence to represent the inferred CDS: inserted 1 base in 1 codon; substituted 4 bases at 4 genomic stop codons) — protein MPTKLPPLRPYDCAIDLVSEPVVPKARVYPLTQEQQKALDIYIDEALDQGFIHPSTSPIASGFFFIKKKDGGLRPCIDYRALNKISKAXPYSLPLVPVALEQLQGAQYFIKLDLHSAYNLIRIKEGDEWNAAFLTTRRHYEYLVMPFGLSVAPSVFQTFINDVLRDMLGKFVIAYLDDTLVYSPSIEKHIYHIREVLKRLLKNNLFLKVEKCEFHLHSVAFLDYIISQQGIVMDNHKVEAVLDWPXPTSVKEVXWFLGFANFYHHFIRNFSAIAAPLTSLLKGNPKRITWNEHTEKAFRDLKEAFTNTPVLAHPDPDWPLVVKVGPSEMGVAAVLAQRTRSPLKLHPMEFFSHKLSQTERNYGIRDXELLAIKLALEEWRHCLEGANHXIHILTDHKNLEYLRTAKRLNAKQARWSLFFSRFQFSITYRLRNRNTKADALSWKFPTRTNHEQDKHPHLILPPRGKDLIHSLEDR, from the exons ATGCCTACAAAACTGCCACCCCTCAGGCCCTATGATTGTGCCATAGACCTGGTCTCAGAACCGGTAGTGCCCAAAGCCAGAGTGTATCCCCTAACACAGGAACAACAGAAGGCCCTGGACATCTACATTGATGAAGCCTTAGACCAGGGCTTTATCCACCCTTCTACCTCTCCCATAGCCTCTGGTTTCTTTTTCATAAAGAAGAAAGATGGAGGCTTAAGGCCTTGTATAGACTACAGAGCTCTTAATAAAATCTCCAAGGCCTAGCCATACTCCTTGCCTCTGGTCCCAGTAGCACTAGAACAGCTCCAAGGAGCCCAATACTTCATCAAGCTAGACCTCCATAGTGCGTACAATTTAATAAGGATAAAAGAAGGAGATGAATGGAACGCTGCCTTTTTGACCACCAGGCGGCACTATGAATATTTAGTTATGCCTTTCGGGCTCTCTGTTGCCCCCTCTGTTTTCCAGACGTTCATTAATGATGTCCTCCGAGACATGTTGGGTAAATTTGTAATTGCTTATCTCGATGATACATTGGTGTATTCTCCATCCATAGAGAAGCATATCTATCACATCAGAGAGGTTTTAAAAAGGTTGCTAAAGAATAACCTGTTCCTAAAAGTGGAGAAGTGTGAGTTTCATTTGCACTCAGTGGCATTCTTGGATTATATCATTAGTCAGCAGGGGATAGTCATGGACAATCATAAGGTAGAGGCAGTGCTAGATTGGCCGTGACCAACTTCTGTAAAGGAGGTATAGTGGTTTTTAGGGTTCGCTAACTTTTACCATCACTTTATTAGGAATTTCAGTGCAATTGCTGCCCCTCTGACTTCTTTGCTAAAAGGGAACCCCAAGAGAATCACCTGGAATGAGCATACAGAAAAGGCATTCCGAGACCTTAAGGAAGCTTTCACTAACACTCCAGTATTAGCTCATCCTGACCCTGATTGGCCTCTTGTAGTCAAAGTAGGTCCATCAGAAATGGGAGTAGCGGCAGTTTTGGCGCAACGGACCAGGTCTCCATTGAAGTTACATCCCATGGAATTCTTTTCTCATAAATTGTCCCAGACTGAAAGAAATTATGGTATCAGGGATTGAGAACTATTGGCTATTAAACTAGCACTAGAAGAATGGCGGCATTGTTTGGAGGGTGCCAACC CCATTCACATACTTACCGATCATAAAAATTTAGAATACCTTAGGACAGCTAAAAGGCTTAATGCTAAACAGGCTAGGTggtctctgtttttctcacGCTTTCAGTTCAGTATCACCTATAGACTCAGAAACCGCAACACCAAGGCAGACGCATTGTCCTGGAAATTTCCCACCAGAACCAATCATGAACAGGACAAACATCCACATTTGATTCTCCCCCCCAGAGGTAAAGATCTCATCCATTCATTGGAGGATCGATGA